The Theropithecus gelada isolate Dixy chromosome 11, Tgel_1.0, whole genome shotgun sequence genome includes a region encoding these proteins:
- the METTL1 gene encoding tRNA (guanine-N(7)-)-methyltransferase isoform X2, producing the protein MAAETWNVAGAEAPPPQKRYYRQRAHSNPMADHTLRYPVKPEEMDWSELYPEFFAPLTQNQSHDDPKDKKEKRAQAQVEFADIGCGYGGLLVELSPLFPDTLILGLEIRVKVSDYVQDRIRALRAAPGGGFQNIACLRSNAMKHLPNFFYKGQLTKMFFLFPDPHFKRTKHKWRIISPTLLAEYAYVLRVGGLVYTITDVLELHDWMCTHFEEHPLFERVPLEDLSEDPIVGHLGTSTEEGKKVLRNGGKNFPAIFRRIQDPVLQAVTPQTSLPGH; encoded by the exons ATGGCAGCCGAGACTTGGAACGTGGCCGGAGCAGAGGCCCCACCGCCCCAGAAGCGCTACTACCGGCAACGTGCTCACTCCAACCCCATGGCGGACCACACGCTGCGCTA CCCTGTGAAGCCAGAGGAGATGGACTGGTCTGAGCTATACCCAGAGTTCTTCGCTCCACTCACTCAAAATCAGAGCCACGATGACCCAaaggataagaaagaaaagagagctcAGGCCCAAGTGGAGTTTGCAGACATAGGCTGTGGCTATGGTGGCCTGTTAG TGGAACTGTCACCGCTGTTCCCAGATACACTGATTCTGGGTCTAGAGATCCGGGTGAAGGTCTCAGACTATGTACAAGACCGGATTCGGGCCCTACGCGCAGCTCCCGGAGGTGGCTTCCAGAACATCGCCTGTCTCCGCAGCAATGCCATGAAGCACCTTCCTAACTTCTTCTACAAGGGCCAG CTGACAAAGATGTTCTTCCTCTTCCCCGACCCACATTTCAAGCGGACAAAGCACAAGTGGCGAATCATCAGTCCCACCCTGCTAGCAGAATATGCCTACGTGCTGAGAGTTGGG GGGCTGGTATATACCATAACCGATGTGCTGGAGCTACACGACTGGATGTGCACTCATTTCGAAGAGCACCCGCTGTTTGAGCGTGTGCCTCTGGAGGACCTG AGTGAAGACCCCATTGTGGGACATCTAGGCACCTCAACTGAGGAGGGGAAGAAAGTTCTACGTAATGGAGGGAAGAATTTCCCAGCCATCTTCCGAAGAATACAAGATCCCGTCCTCCAGGCAGTGACCCCCCAAACCAGCCTGCCTGGTCACTGA
- the METTL1 gene encoding tRNA (guanine-N(7)-)-methyltransferase isoform X1 yields MATSLTCASGLCLHVDLVQKPRTGIMAAETWNVAGAEAPPPQKRYYRQRAHSNPMADHTLRYPVKPEEMDWSELYPEFFAPLTQNQSHDDPKDKKEKRAQAQVEFADIGCGYGGLLVELSPLFPDTLILGLEIRVKVSDYVQDRIRALRAAPGGGFQNIACLRSNAMKHLPNFFYKGQLTKMFFLFPDPHFKRTKHKWRIISPTLLAEYAYVLRVGGLVYTITDVLELHDWMCTHFEEHPLFERVPLEDLSEDPIVGHLGTSTEEGKKVLRNGGKNFPAIFRRIQDPVLQAVTPQTSLPGH; encoded by the exons ATGGCTACGTCATTAACCTGCGCCTCTGGCCTGTGTCTCCACGTGGATTTGGTACAGAAACCCCGGACTGGGATCATGGCAGCCGAGACTTGGAACGTGGCCGGAGCAGAGGCCCCACCGCCCCAGAAGCGCTACTACCGGCAACGTGCTCACTCCAACCCCATGGCGGACCACACGCTGCGCTA CCCTGTGAAGCCAGAGGAGATGGACTGGTCTGAGCTATACCCAGAGTTCTTCGCTCCACTCACTCAAAATCAGAGCCACGATGACCCAaaggataagaaagaaaagagagctcAGGCCCAAGTGGAGTTTGCAGACATAGGCTGTGGCTATGGTGGCCTGTTAG TGGAACTGTCACCGCTGTTCCCAGATACACTGATTCTGGGTCTAGAGATCCGGGTGAAGGTCTCAGACTATGTACAAGACCGGATTCGGGCCCTACGCGCAGCTCCCGGAGGTGGCTTCCAGAACATCGCCTGTCTCCGCAGCAATGCCATGAAGCACCTTCCTAACTTCTTCTACAAGGGCCAG CTGACAAAGATGTTCTTCCTCTTCCCCGACCCACATTTCAAGCGGACAAAGCACAAGTGGCGAATCATCAGTCCCACCCTGCTAGCAGAATATGCCTACGTGCTGAGAGTTGGG GGGCTGGTATATACCATAACCGATGTGCTGGAGCTACACGACTGGATGTGCACTCATTTCGAAGAGCACCCGCTGTTTGAGCGTGTGCCTCTGGAGGACCTG AGTGAAGACCCCATTGTGGGACATCTAGGCACCTCAACTGAGGAGGGGAAGAAAGTTCTACGTAATGGAGGGAAGAATTTCCCAGCCATCTTCCGAAGAATACAAGATCCCGTCCTCCAGGCAGTGACCCCCCAAACCAGCCTGCCTGGTCACTGA
- the METTL1 gene encoding tRNA (guanine-N(7)-)-methyltransferase isoform X3, with amino-acid sequence MATSLTCASGLCLHVDLVQKPRTGIMAAETWNVAGAEAPPPQKRYYRQRAHSNPMADHTLRYPVKPEEMDWSELYPEFFAPLTQNQSHDDPKDKKEKRAQAQVEFADIGCGYGGLLADKDVLPLPRPTFQADKAQVANHQSHPASRICLRAESWGAGIYHNRCAGATRLDVHSFRRAPAV; translated from the exons ATGGCTACGTCATTAACCTGCGCCTCTGGCCTGTGTCTCCACGTGGATTTGGTACAGAAACCCCGGACTGGGATCATGGCAGCCGAGACTTGGAACGTGGCCGGAGCAGAGGCCCCACCGCCCCAGAAGCGCTACTACCGGCAACGTGCTCACTCCAACCCCATGGCGGACCACACGCTGCGCTA CCCTGTGAAGCCAGAGGAGATGGACTGGTCTGAGCTATACCCAGAGTTCTTCGCTCCACTCACTCAAAATCAGAGCCACGATGACCCAaaggataagaaagaaaagagagctcAGGCCCAAGTGGAGTTTGCAGACATAGGCTGTGGCTATGGTGGCCTGTTAG CTGACAAAGATGTTCTTCCTCTTCCCCGACCCACATTTCAAGCGGACAAAGCACAAGTGGCGAATCATCAGTCCCACCCTGCTAGCAGAATATGCCTACGTGCTGAGAGTTGGG GGGCTGGTATATACCATAACCGATGTGCTGGAGCTACACGACTGGATGTGCACTCATTTCGAAGAGCACCCGCTGTTTGA